One genomic region from Anabaena sp. PCC 7108 encodes:
- a CDS encoding Rne/Rng family ribonuclease gives MPKQIIIAEQHQIAAVFSEDQIQELVVATGHHQIGDIYLGVVENVLPGIDAAFVNIGDPERNGFIHVTDLGPLKLKRSAAAITELLTPQQKVLVQVMKEPTGTKGPRLTGNITSPGRYVVLMPYGRGVNLSRRIKSESERNRLRALAILIKPAGMGVLVRTEAEGKPEEAIIEDLEVLQRQWEAIQLEAQSTRAPALLNRDDDFIQRVLRDMYGADVNRIVVDSSTGLRRVKQYLQNWSGGQTPQGLLIDHHRDRSPILEYFRISAAIREALKPRVDLPSGGYIIIEPTEALTVIDVNSGSFTRSATARETVLWTNCEAATEIARQLRLRNIAGVIVVDFIDMESRRDQLQVLEHFNKSLKADKARPQIAQLTELGLVELTRKRQGQNIYELFGETCPTCGGLGHTVRLPGEIENRLPIPAADIPERFAPPPPREPRLSANRITEPRERENYDGFAEGVEGDSELSAMHLINHPSYQELGDKRRTRTRRSRIGINGVNGKDEARLVPNPLGFVNDQDLDLDTDTELTAIPEIPSLLSETRRVSEVPLREVRDITRTPSLGKSGWTERAERTKVKIDPVKPVVEPPHIVAVEMTLQEQDMFALMGISPGVKLDQEVKNSKSVIFNIVQPGQVPTSPTESISEPTVLQRTSPEVSAVKKPTPKVELEEASFPKLAIEPSFPDIQRTEFETFSDDNEINSTTTANRRRRRRSSALDADKSSLEES, from the coding sequence ATGCCAAAACAAATTATTATCGCAGAGCAGCATCAGATTGCTGCCGTCTTTTCTGAAGATCAGATACAAGAACTAGTTGTAGCTACGGGGCATCACCAAATTGGTGATATCTACTTAGGAGTAGTAGAAAATGTATTACCAGGCATAGATGCGGCCTTTGTAAATATTGGCGATCCAGAACGCAACGGCTTTATTCATGTCACTGATTTGGGACCATTAAAACTTAAGCGTAGTGCCGCAGCCATTACTGAATTGTTGACACCCCAACAAAAAGTATTGGTACAAGTGATGAAAGAGCCAACGGGAACAAAAGGCCCAAGACTCACAGGTAACATTACCTCACCTGGAAGATACGTAGTGTTAATGCCCTATGGCAGAGGTGTGAATTTATCTCGGCGGATTAAGAGCGAAAGTGAGCGCAATCGCTTACGCGCCCTAGCAATTTTAATTAAGCCCGCAGGTATGGGTGTACTGGTGCGGACAGAAGCCGAAGGCAAGCCCGAAGAAGCAATTATTGAAGATTTAGAAGTACTACAAAGACAGTGGGAAGCAATTCAGCTAGAAGCTCAATCCACCCGCGCCCCTGCATTGCTGAATCGGGATGATGACTTTATCCAGCGCGTGTTGCGAGATATGTACGGCGCAGATGTGAATCGAATTGTCGTCGATTCCAGCACTGGGTTACGACGAGTGAAGCAGTATTTACAAAACTGGAGCGGCGGACAAACACCACAAGGATTGCTGATTGACCACCATCGCGATCGCTCTCCAATTTTAGAATACTTCCGCATTAGTGCTGCTATTCGTGAAGCCCTTAAGCCCAGAGTAGACTTACCTTCTGGAGGTTACATCATTATTGAGCCAACAGAAGCATTAACAGTAATTGATGTTAACTCAGGTTCCTTCACGCGATCTGCAACAGCTAGAGAAACTGTCTTGTGGACAAACTGCGAAGCGGCTACAGAAATTGCCCGTCAGTTAAGGTTGCGAAATATTGCTGGAGTCATTGTTGTTGACTTCATTGATATGGAATCACGGCGCGATCAACTACAAGTTTTAGAACACTTTAACAAATCTCTAAAAGCAGATAAAGCTCGTCCCCAGATTGCCCAACTCACCGAACTAGGTTTGGTAGAACTAACTCGCAAGCGGCAAGGTCAAAATATTTATGAACTGTTTGGGGAAACTTGTCCCACCTGTGGCGGTTTAGGGCATACTGTGCGTTTACCAGGAGAAATAGAAAACCGATTACCAATTCCCGCAGCAGATATACCAGAACGGTTTGCACCGCCACCGCCAAGAGAACCTCGTCTGTCAGCTAACCGCATTACAGAACCAAGGGAAAGGGAAAACTATGATGGCTTTGCGGAAGGAGTTGAAGGTGACTCAGAATTGAGTGCTATGCATCTGATTAACCATCCCAGCTATCAAGAATTGGGCGACAAGCGTCGTACCCGCACTCGCCGCAGTCGCATTGGTATCAATGGGGTTAACGGAAAAGATGAAGCCCGGTTGGTTCCTAATCCATTAGGTTTTGTGAACGATCAAGACTTGGATCTAGATACTGATACTGAACTAACAGCAATACCAGAAATTCCCTCTCTTCTGTCGGAAACGCGACGTGTTAGCGAAGTTCCTCTCAGAGAAGTAAGGGATATTACCCGCACACCTAGTCTGGGCAAATCTGGTTGGACAGAAAGAGCAGAGCGAACGAAAGTTAAGATAGATCCAGTTAAACCTGTAGTAGAACCTCCACATATTGTTGCTGTGGAAATGACACTTCAGGAACAAGATATGTTTGCTTTGATGGGAATTTCTCCTGGGGTAAAGTTAGACCAAGAGGTGAAGAATTCTAAATCAGTGATTTTTAATATTGTTCAACCTGGACAAGTACCAACTTCACCAACTGAATCTATTTCCGAACCAACTGTTTTGCAAAGAACTAGTCCTGAGGTGAGTGCAGTCAA